AATACTTAAGAAACTGTTGCCAAAGGGTCAGTAATAGTAATCCACAAAATTTAGTAAATGAAAATTGGTAAAGCATGAACATATTACAGCTAAGCAAACAAGTGTACAGTTACTGAATACAATTAATTAAAGAGATGGATAAAAGAAAAATTAGGCGGTTTGAAGTCCATAAGATGTTGCCCttcatttttgtttcctcTACGCGTAAAACATGTTTATTACCAATGCTTTTTATGGTTTCCAAATGAACACTGAAACTTTTCTAGGAAAGATTAAGGCGTGAACTGATTTTGCGGCCAAGTTGCGTTTACATACATTAAAAAATGGTAGTCGCCGAGTTGCAGACAGCAAATTCATCGAGGTGCACGGGCATTACTGTTTGTATCAAAAGTCTGGAAGCTGGGATCTTAAAGAACATCACATTCTCACTGATTGCCAATGACACAAAATGATGGTTTATTGGTTTCGCGAGCTCATCTAGTAATCATGCCAGTCGTAACCGAACACAATTCTGTGCGTATTTCGGAATTAATGTTTTCATATCTATCGCTGCTTCCGAGGTTACCCCTCAAGGTAGAGGACTACTGAAAAGAGAGAGAGTTATTTTAAGATATTTATGCGCTGCGATGCATGATGTATGATTTTAACGAGCTCATGCATAACGCGTCTAAAATGATTTAATACGAAAAAAACCTTTAAAAGAGAGTTAATGAACGCTACATTCCGCAGAATTCGACGCTGCATTCCGCTGACATTCCTAAGAGAGAAGACTTGTGTAATTTCATACATGGTTCGCGGCAATAGTCTGGCCTCAAAATTCCATTTCAGCGCTAAGGAGAAAAGTTGATTTTTATTCCATGTTCAGTCATGAAAGCTTGTGAAGGTTTATCGGAGTATCCTATAGCTTGCTGCTTGTGGTAACATTTGTGATTCGCATAGAAACCACTTTTCTCTTTAAGGCTGTCAAGTCTCCAGTTGTTCTGCCAAATCGTTTCTTTTACTTTGGAAAGCCAACGCCATGCCGGAAGCTAACTTCTTACTATGAAGTGGGAGTGGTTCAGAAAAGCCCACCGTGCCGAGGAATGAAGAAATAATCACGCTCCAGGCATATACCCTTCTTTTGTAATTTATTGCCGAGGCCGCGcgtttgaaaaaatttgtaCCTGCATGGCCCTGCATAATAAGGTGCAGCGAAAACCACGATACATCATAATAATAAACGACAACTGCACGGACAGTTACTAATTGTTTTCTGCGCTTCTACTGAGGATTTGATGCAGCGGAGGGCTCAAAGCCATCGAAATCTCCAAGTATTGAGCTATTAGCCATCAATCAGCGTTTTTTTAAAGATTTCCGCAAAGAGCCGGCGGAACACATCGACCAACAAGgatttcaagtttggaatATCTTTATATAAAGGGAGTTCCGTTTGTATACTGAAGATGTGGGTATAGGGAAAATCCTCAAGATGTCACTTGCTTTCATAACAAAGCTACTCGTCGTAGCGGGAGTAATTTTCGCATCCACTGACGACGGAAGTCTCAATGCTAACCGAGTGTGCCTACCAAGCGGAGACAGCACCCCTGGCTTTCGTGCCAGATTCTACTCTTACCAATACCTCGACAACAATTCGTCGTACAATGAAGACTATCTAATGTACCGCTACCAGTCAGAATCTACCCTTCTCAATACTAAGCTTGGTATCACTGAACCATCTTTCACAATAATGCACGAAGAAAACGGAGTTGCTGAAGGGGAGTTATACGGAGAACAGATCACAATCACAAACTTTACTCTGGAACTAGTTGGTTATTATAAAGCCCCTCAAAGTGGTACATATACTATATCTGTGAACCAAGTTGATGATGGTTTGTCTTTGATGTTTGGAAAAGGTGCTTTTCAGTGCTGCTCATCAGAAAACCTTGACCAAAATACAAATGACGTTGCCATTCGCTCGTTCTTCTCtcaggaaaagaaggaagctaAATTCAGTCTCCAGGAGGGGCTGTACTACCCAATGCGTGTCGTGTTCTCCAACAAAGAACGTACTGCTATAATGGATCTTTCCATGACCCTACCTGACGGCACTACTATAACTTCCTTTGAAGATGTGTCGTTCTTTCCAGGGGACGACGAGTCTGGCAAAAATTGTGAAGCCATCACTGTcactgagtctactacctacacGCCATGGACcggctccgagactgtgactttctccaccgagactaccaccttcactggatctgacggtgtcccaaccactgagaccatctactacgtcgagaccccaaCTGCTGCCACTGAGTCCACCACCTACACTCCATGGACCGGTACTGAGACCTCtactttctccaccgagaccaCCACGttcaccggatctgacggcgtcccaaccactgagacgatctactacgtcgagaccccaactgttggcactgagtccACCACCTACACTCCATGGACCGGTACTGAGACCTCtactttctccaccgagaccaCCACgttcactggatctgacggcgtcccaaccactgagacgatctactacgtcgagaccccaaCTGCTGCcactgagtctactacctacacGCCATGGACcggctccgagactgtgactttctctaccGGAACTACCACgttcactggatctgacggcgtcccaaccactgggaccatctactacgttgagactccaactgCACCAGTAAACACCCCAACCTCTGGAAAACCTCTTTACccaagctccagcgctcCAGTTTCCGAGACTTACTTTTCTGTAGtgtcttctgctccaagtcCCAGCTCTCCAGTCTCTGAGATCTCCTCGACTCCAGTGTCTTCTgttccaagctcaagcgCTCCAGTCTCTGAGACCTCCTCGACACCAGtgtcttctgctccaagctccagcgctcCAGTCTCTGAGACCTCCTCGACTCCAGTGTCTTCTgttccaagctcaagcgCTTTAGTCTCCGAATACTCTTCGACTCCAGtgtcttctgctccaagctccagcgctcCAATTTCCTCTGTTCCGCATAGTTATCCATACTACCACAACACTACCACTGCTGCTGGTATTGGATCCACCTCTTACCcagtttctttgagctctaccccagctacttctgacTCtgtcccagctacttctggctctaccccagctacctccggtaccccagctacctctggttccgtcccagctacttctgagactatcccagctacttctggctctgccccagctacttctgagactaccccagctacctccggtaccccagctacctctggttccgtcccagctacttctgagactatcccagctacttctgagaccaccccagctacttctgagaccaccccagctacttctgagactaccccagctacctccggtaccccagctacttctggctccgttccagctacttctgagactaccccagctacttctggttccgtcccagctacttctgagactaccccagctacttctggttccgtcccagctacttctgagactaccccagctacctctggttccgtcccagctacctctggttccgtcccagctacctctggttccgtcccagctacttctgagaccaccccagctacttctgagaccaccccagctacttctgagactaccccagctacctccggtaccccagctacttctggctccgttccagctacttctgagactaccccagctacttctggttccgtcccagctacttctgagactaccccagctacttctggttccgtcccagctacttctgagactaccccagctacttctggttccgtcccagctacttctgagactaccctagctacttctgagactaccccagctacctctggttccgtctcagctacttctggttccgtcccagctacttctgagactaccccagctacctctggttccgtcccagctacttctggttccgtcccagctacttctgagactaccccagctacctctggttccgtcccagctacctctggttccgtcccagctacctctggttccgtcccagctacctctggttccgtcccagctacttctgagaccaccccagctacttctgagactaccccagctacctccggtaccccagctacttctggctccgttccagctacttctgagactaccccagctacctctggttccgtcccagctacttctggttccgtcccagctacttctgagactaccccagctacctccggtaccccagctacttctgagactaccccagctacctccggtaccccagctacttctggctccGTTTCAGCTACCTCTGGCTCTATCCCAACTACTTCTACTTGTCAAACCATTGTTATAAGCGCTGTTTCTGGAACGACTACCATTTTCACCACAACTTGTCCTGAAAGCACTTTGCCAACTACAACTGGGCCTGCACAGACTGAGTCAGTGGTCACTGTTACTGAATCTGGCACCGTTACCTCTTACACCACTACCTGCCCTATCACCGAAGTCGAGCCAACTACCACTGGCCCTGATAATGCCAAGACTGTTGTTGTCTCCTCCGCTTCCGGCACTGTGACTTCTTACACCACCACCTTGCCAGTCAGCGAATCTCAGCCTGCTACTAGTGCTCCAGCTAGCTCCGAGTCTGTTGTTGTCTCCTCCGCTTCCGGCACACCTGTCACTGAGTCTATCGTGACCGACACCGTATCGGGCACAACAACCATCTACACCACTACATGCCCAGTGAGCTCTGCTGTCGAAACAACCTCTCCTGGCCCAGCTAACTCTGAGATTGTTACTACCAGCACCATCTCTGGTACTGAGACTGTCTACACCACCACAGCTCCATTGAGCTCTGCTCAAAAGACTGAGGCTGCTTCTCCATCGGGTTCGCAAACAAAATCTGTTGaatcttctccagcttACAGCGGTTCTTACACTACCCCAGGCGCTTCTGGTTCATACGTCACCCAAActccatcttcttctcttgaggtgcagtcttcttcctccgtCGCTGCCGTCTCTACTACGGCTGGCGTCTCTACCTTCGAGGGTGCTGCCAACAAGCTAAGAGCTGGTCTTCTTTTGGCTATCCCACTAGCCCTGTTGTGATTTCCTTCGATCGAGATACCCTGCAAGGAACTACTACAGCTTATAGAGTCTACTAATATACATACATTTAGTTCGTCGCCTAAACTGGCATAAGTATTAAGAATAAGTTTTTCTATCAACATGGTTGACCTACATATACGACCTGGCATCCTTGGGAACATCAAAGGAATCAGTATTTTCTCGTATTTCAGTTATTCTCCTCAGAAATGTTTGCATCGATATTCAAGTCCCCTCTACTGAGGACCTTGGATGTCGCCTCCcgaaaacagaaaagaTGTG
This is a stretch of genomic DNA from Lachancea thermotolerans CBS 6340 chromosome D complete sequence. It encodes these proteins:
- a CDS encoding KLTH0D18194p (some similarities with uniprot|P32768 Saccharomyces cerevisiae YAR050W FLO1 Lectin-like protein involved in flocculation) yields the protein MSLAFITKLLVVAGVIFASTDDGSLNANRVCLPSGDSTPGFRARFYSYQYLDNNSSYNEDYLMYRYQSESTLLNTKLGITEPSFTIMHEENGVAEGELYGEQITITNFTLELVGYYKAPQSGTYTISVNQVDDGLSLMFGKGAFQCCSSENLDQNTNDVAIRSFFSQEKKEAKFSLQEGLYYPMRVVFSNKERTAIMDLSMTLPDGTTITSFEDVSFFPGDDESGKNCEAITVTESTTYTPWTGSETVTFSTETTTFTGSDGVPTTETIYYVETPTAATESTTYTPWTGTETSTFSTETTTFTGSDGVPTTETIYYVETPTVGTESTTYTPWTGTETSTFSTETTTFTGSDGVPTTETIYYVETPTAATESTTYTPWTGSETVTFSTGTTTFTGSDGVPTTGTIYYVETPTAPVNTPTSGKPLYPSSSAPVSETYFSVVSSAPSPSSPVSEISSTPVSSVPSSSAPVSETSSTPVSSAPSSSAPVSETSSTPVSSVPSSSALVSEYSSTPVSSAPSSSAPISSVPHSYPYYHNTTTAAGIGSTSYPVSLSSTPATSDSVPATSGSTPATSGTPATSGSVPATSETIPATSGSAPATSETTPATSGTPATSGSVPATSETIPATSETTPATSETTPATSETTPATSGTPATSGSVPATSETTPATSGSVPATSETTPATSGSVPATSETTPATSGSVPATSGSVPATSGSVPATSETTPATSETTPATSETTPATSGTPATSGSVPATSETTPATSGSVPATSETTPATSGSVPATSETTPATSGSVPATSETTLATSETTPATSGSVSATSGSVPATSETTPATSGSVPATSGSVPATSETTPATSGSVPATSGSVPATSGSVPATSGSVPATSETTPATSETTPATSGTPATSGSVPATSETTPATSGSVPATSGSVPATSETTPATSGTPATSETTPATSGTPATSGSVSATSGSIPTTSTCQTIVISAVSGTTTIFTTTCPESTLPTTTGPAQTESVVTVTESGTVTSYTTTCPITEVEPTTTGPDNAKTVVVSSASGTVTSYTTTLPVSESQPATSAPASSESVVVSSASGTPVTESIVTDTVSGTTTIYTTTCPVSSAVETTSPGPANSEIVTTSTISGTETVYTTTAPLSSAQKTEAASPSGSQTKSVESSPAYSGSYTTPGASGSYVTQTPSSSLEVQSSSSVAAVSTTAGVSTFEGAANKLRAGLLLAIPLALL